From a region of the Campylobacter sp. genome:
- a CDS encoding bi-domain-containing oxidoreductase, whose product MIQAIVKKGKVLAEQIPAPSVSKGCVLIKVVNSCISAGTEISGVSNSGKSLIRRALEQPENVKKVINMVKSDGIASVYAKVKGKLDSGNPTGYSLSGVVIAVGEGVSNFEIGERVAAAGAGLANHAEYVDVPKNLVMKMPQDMDFERACTVTLGGIAMQGVRRIDLRLGETCVVVGAGILGLLAVQMLKISGVRVAVSDFDDRRLQIAKEYGAELVINPSKDDLLDVVSSWSGGYGADGVLFTAATSSSEPLSQSFQMCKKKGRVVLVGVAGMQINREDMYKKELDFLISTSYGPGRYDKSYEEGGLDYPFSYVRWTENRNMSEYLRLVNENLIKLDKLIDAKYPIEQVTEAFESLQTSQNKPLMVLLDYGEANLAELDSYLNHDKKIIISSAPVNRDVINVAFVGVGGFATGMHLPNISKLTGKYKIYAIMNRSGHKAKAVAQQYGANYATSNLDDILNDKNVDLVIISTRHDSHAELTLKALEAGKNVFVEKPLATNKDELEKIKKFYEGGDDKPLLFVGFNRRFSAYAQEIKKHTSARINPMIIRYRMNAGYIPMDHWVHENGGRMVGEACHIIDLMTALTGSEIQSVFSQPITPSNEKYSAEDNKSIVLKYKDGSVANIEYFANGSKELSKEFMEIHFDGKSIILDDYKSLKGYGVGVKEISTNVSQKGQLEELEALFGALKKGKSWPIELWDMVQTTEISFLI is encoded by the coding sequence ATGATACAAGCAATAGTTAAAAAAGGTAAGGTTTTAGCAGAGCAGATCCCCGCTCCAAGCGTTTCAAAGGGATGTGTTCTTATTAAGGTGGTAAATAGCTGCATATCGGCGGGCACCGAGATAAGCGGCGTATCAAATAGCGGTAAAAGCCTAATCAGAAGGGCTTTGGAGCAGCCGGAGAACGTAAAAAAAGTCATCAATATGGTGAAATCAGACGGCATAGCCAGCGTCTATGCGAAGGTAAAGGGCAAGCTTGATAGCGGAAATCCGACCGGCTATTCGCTTAGCGGCGTCGTCATAGCAGTCGGGGAGGGCGTTTCAAATTTTGAGATCGGTGAGCGCGTCGCCGCAGCCGGTGCAGGGCTTGCAAACCACGCAGAATACGTAGACGTGCCTAAAAATTTAGTTATGAAAATGCCGCAGGATATGGACTTTGAGCGAGCTTGCACCGTGACGCTCGGCGGCATAGCGATGCAGGGCGTTAGGCGGATCGATCTAAGGCTGGGCGAGACCTGCGTAGTCGTGGGAGCTGGGATTTTGGGGCTTCTTGCGGTACAGATGCTTAAAATTTCAGGCGTGAGAGTTGCGGTCAGCGATTTTGACGATAGGCGCTTGCAGATAGCAAAGGAATATGGCGCCGAGCTCGTCATAAACCCGTCAAAAGACGATTTACTGGATGTCGTTTCATCTTGGAGCGGCGGATACGGCGCCGACGGCGTGCTATTTACCGCCGCCACGAGCAGCAGCGAGCCGTTATCGCAAAGTTTTCAGATGTGCAAGAAAAAGGGCAGAGTGGTGCTCGTAGGCGTTGCCGGCATGCAGATCAATAGAGAGGATATGTATAAAAAGGAGCTCGATTTTCTCATCTCCACCTCTTATGGTCCCGGTCGCTACGATAAGAGCTACGAAGAGGGGGGGCTTGATTATCCGTTTAGCTACGTCAGATGGACTGAAAATCGAAATATGAGCGAGTATCTAAGGTTGGTAAATGAAAATTTGATAAAGCTGGATAAGCTCATAGACGCAAAATACCCTATCGAGCAGGTAACGGAGGCGTTTGAGTCGCTGCAAACATCGCAGAATAAGCCGCTTATGGTTTTGCTTGACTACGGCGAGGCAAATTTAGCCGAGCTTGATAGCTATCTAAATCACGATAAAAAAATCATCATAAGCTCCGCGCCAGTAAACAGGGATGTGATAAACGTCGCATTCGTCGGAGTCGGCGGATTTGCCACCGGTATGCACCTGCCTAATATCTCAAAGCTTACGGGTAAATATAAAATTTACGCGATCATGAACCGAAGCGGACATAAGGCAAAGGCGGTGGCGCAGCAATACGGAGCGAACTACGCTACTTCAAATTTAGACGATATTTTAAATGACAAAAACGTTGATCTGGTGATCATCTCCACAAGGCACGATAGCCACGCAGAGCTTACTTTAAAGGCGCTTGAGGCAGGCAAAAACGTATTTGTAGAAAAGCCGCTTGCGACAAACAAAGATGAGCTGGAAAAGATAAAGAAATTTTACGAAGGGGGAGACGACAAGCCCCTTTTATTCGTGGGATTTAACAGACGATTTAGCGCTTACGCGCAGGAGATAAAAAAGCACACGAGCGCTAGAATAAATCCGATGATAATCAGATATAGGATGAACGCGGGTTACATACCGATGGATCACTGGGTGCACGAAAACGGCGGTAGAATGGTGGGCGAAGCGTGCCACATAATAGATCTGATGACGGCGCTAACGGGCAGCGAGATACAGAGCGTATTTTCGCAGCCCATCACGCCGAGCAATGAAAAATATAGCGCCGAGGATAACAAATCCATCGTCTTAAAATACAAAGATGGTTCGGTGGCAAACATCGAGTATTTTGCAAACGGCAGTAAGGAGCTAAGTAAGGAATTTATGGAGATCCACTTCGACGGCAAGAGCATCATTTTAGATGATTATAAAAGCCTTAAAGGATACGGAGTGGGGGTAAAAGAAATTTCAACAAACGTAAGTCAAAAGGGACAGCTCGAAGAGCTTGAGGCGCTATTTGGGGCTCTAAAAAAAGGCAAAAGCTGGCCGATAGAGCTTTGGGATATGGTGCAGACGACGGAGATTTCGTTTTTGATATGA
- a CDS encoding glycosyltransferase, translated as MSSLVQDRLKKYDKILIIGPYPPPLGGVSVYIYRLSRSLDNSQVFDVSKKGFKKYIDLFAVLCKTKFRAVNIHSFSMTIVFVLMITRLFKNFDLIATSHNPRLFEESSKFKALIYRVFFHCIDVLVVVNKHILDDYKSRDLHIPKSIIIEHAFLPPPLEEEDKILATYPDSFYNFIRSKTQIITANAFQISFYKNTDLYGLDICIELTAKLKNIYPNLGFIFALANEKVNTEYIDKMRLRIKELNLEESFYFLTGQKELWPIFKKVSLMIRPTNTDGDALSIREALYFKCPAIASDVCDRPTGTILFKNRNLDDLYDKTKRVLDAM; from the coding sequence ATGAGTTCGTTAGTGCAAGATAGGCTTAAAAAATACGATAAAATTTTAATAATCGGACCATATCCGCCTCCTCTTGGCGGAGTGTCGGTTTATATTTATAGACTGAGTAGGTCGCTAGATAATTCGCAAGTATTTGATGTATCCAAGAAAGGTTTTAAGAAATATATCGATTTGTTTGCGGTATTGTGCAAAACAAAATTTCGAGCTGTAAATATTCACTCGTTTAGTATGACGATAGTTTTTGTGCTTATGATTACTAGACTTTTTAAAAATTTTGATTTAATTGCTACTAGCCATAATCCAAGGTTGTTTGAGGAGAGCTCTAAATTTAAGGCGTTGATTTATAGAGTCTTTTTTCATTGCATAGATGTTTTGGTGGTGGTTAATAAGCATATTTTAGACGATTACAAAAGTAGAGATTTGCATATTCCAAAAAGCATTATAATCGAGCATGCTTTCTTGCCACCGCCGTTAGAGGAGGAAGATAAAATTTTAGCTACCTATCCCGATTCTTTTTACAATTTTATAAGAAGTAAGACGCAGATAATAACGGCAAACGCATTTCAAATATCTTTTTATAAAAATACCGACCTATACGGACTTGATATATGTATAGAACTCACGGCTAAGCTAAAAAATATCTATCCAAATTTGGGATTTATTTTTGCGCTAGCAAACGAAAAGGTCAATACGGAGTATATAGATAAAATGCGCCTGCGAATAAAAGAGTTAAATTTAGAGGAAAGTTTTTATTTTCTGACTGGGCAAAAAGAGCTTTGGCCTATATTTAAAAAGGTTAGTCTAATGATAAGACCTACTAATACCGATGGTGACGCCCTTAGCATTAGAGAGGCTTTATATTTTAAATGTCCTGCGATAGCAAGCGATGTATGCGATAGACCAACAGGAACGATTTTATTTAAGAATAGAAATTTGGATGATTTATATGATAAAACAAAAAGGGTTTTAGATGCAATGTAA